One window from the genome of Nicotiana tomentosiformis chromosome 5, ASM39032v3, whole genome shotgun sequence encodes:
- the LOC104108406 gene encoding pentatricopeptide repeat-containing protein At1g28690, mitochondrial, whose protein sequence is MINAKIPKFKSLVPLKETEINHLLWPPKFSSLPLALQHYINSDTPIHGQKIHSYIFKTGYKPNTNICIKLIILHLKSSCLFYARQLFDEMRQPTLSAYNYMISGYVKHGFVLESFDMVKKLCLSGETPDAYTLSMILKGSTSSYAESYSPYIGKQVHAQIFKCVIEGDDVLYTALVDSYVKSGRVDYARRVFDLMLEKDVVCSTSLITGYMNQCYIEDAEDVFSRTTEKDVVVFNAMIEGYSKQVENAKKAIEVYIDMQRLGFRPNISTFASIIGACSALAEFEIGQQVQGQLMKTELIEHVKIGSALIDMYSKCGLVEDARRVFNYMPEKNVFSWTSMIDGYGKNGYPNEALELFSVMQIDHLIVPNYVTFLSALSACAHSGLVAKGREIFESMERDYSMKPRMEHYACMVDILGRSGSLNQALEFVINMTERPDSDVWAALLSSCRLHGDVELANLAANELFKLSSGSRPGAYVALSNALADAGRWDGVSELREIMKIRGISKGTGFSWVGGDSSLKAFFAEQHI, encoded by the coding sequence ATGATAAATGCCAAAATACCCAAATTCAAATCTTTGGTCCCGTTAAAAGAAACAGAAATTAACCACCTTTTATGGCCGCCAAAATTTTCTTCACTACCGTTAGCTCTACAACACTATATCAATTCCGACACTCCTATACACGGCCAAAAGATCCATTCCTACATTTTCAAAACTGGGTACAAACCCAATACCAATATATGCATCAAGCTTATAATACTTCATTTAAAATCTTCTTGCCTTTTCTATGCGCGCCAATTGTTCGACGAAATGCGTCAACCGACTCTCTCGGCTTATAATTACATGATTTCAGGCTATGTAAAACATGGGTTTGTCTTAGAGTCTTTTGATATGGTTAAAAAGTTGTGTCTTTCTGGTGAAACTCCAGATGCGTATACATTGTCAATGATCTTGAAAGGCTCCACTAGTAGCTATGCCGAGTCATATTCTCCTTATATTGGAAAACAGGTTCATGCCCAGATATTTAAATGCGTCATTGAAGGTGATGATGTGCTGTATACGGCGTTAGTTGACTCGTATGTGAAGAGCGGGAGGGTGGACTATGCGAGGAGAGTGTTTGATTTGATGTTGGAAAAGGATGTAGTTTGCTCGACGTCGTTGATAACAGGGTACATGAATCAGTGTTATATTGAGGATGCTGAAGATGTGTTTAGTAGAACGACAGAGAAAGATGTTGTGGTGTTCAATGCAATGATTGAAGGTTATAGCAAACAAGTTGAAAATGCTAAGAAGGCGATTGAGGTTTACATTGACATGCAACGTTTGGGTTTTAGGCCGAATATTTCTACTTTTGCAAGCATTATTGGGGCTTGTTCTGCTCTAGCAGAATTTGAAATTGGTCAACAAGTTCAAGGGCAGCTCATGAAGACTGAGTTAATTGAGCATGTAAAAATTGGAAGTGCTTTAATTGACATGTATTCTAAGTGTGGGTTGGTTGAGGATGCAAGAAGAGTCTTTAACTACATGCCTGAGAAGAATGTTTTCTCATGGACTTCCATGATTGACGGATACGGGAAAAATGGGTATCCTAATGAGGCACTTGAACTATTTAGTGTAATGCAAATAGATCATCTCATTGTTCCAAACTATGTTACATTTCTAAGTGCTCTCTCTGCATGTGCGCATTCTGGGCTAGTTGCTAAAGGAAGAGAGATTTTTGAAAGCATGGAGAGAGATTACTCTATGAAGCCGAGGATGGAGCATTATGCTTGCATGGTTGATATCTTGGGCCGCTCAGGGAGCTTAAATCAGGCCTTAGAGTTTGTAATTAATATGACTGAAAGGCCAGATTCTGATGTTTGGGCAGCTTTACTCAGTTCTTGTAGACTGCATGGAGATGTGGAATTGGCTAATTTAGCTGCCAATGAACTTTTCAAGCTGAGCAGTGGTAGTCGTCCAGGGGCATATGTTGCCCTATCTAATGCTCTGGCAGATGCTGGGAGATGGGACGGTGTAAGTGAACTTAGGGAGATTATGAAGATTAGAGGAATATCAAAAGGTACAGGCTTCAGTTGGGTTGGCGGTGATAGCAGCTTGAAAGCTTTCTTCGCAGAACAACATATTTAA